In a single window of the Acetivibrio clariflavus DSM 19732 genome:
- a CDS encoding cation:proton antiporter: MAASLAMILLLGLPAKKMFEKLKLPGLLGMLILGVLIGPYGLNLLQRNMLQISSDLRSIALIIILLRAGLGLNKDVLKNVGVPALKMSCIPGLIEGLFIALASVYFLDFSFSQGGMLGFIIAAVSPAVVVPFMLKLMESNIGTKNGIPTLILAGVSIDDVFAITVFSAFWGLYSGTDMNIGIQLINIPISILLGIMAGIILGFVLINIFKRFNIRDTKKVLLLLGFSILLNQLEVVMKTKIQIASLLGVMTVGFILTEKLPDVGRKLSDKLNKIWVFAEILLFVLVGAEVNVGVAIKAGKIGILLIVIGLMGRSIGVIISLLGTNYSFKEKLFCVIAYITKATVQAAMGAVPLSMGVESGDVILAIAVLSVLITAPLGAIGIHYSAKSCF; encoded by the coding sequence ATGGCTGCAAGTTTAGCAATGATTTTATTGTTGGGGTTACCGGCAAAAAAGATGTTTGAGAAATTGAAATTGCCGGGTTTGCTTGGAATGCTTATATTAGGTGTCTTAATAGGACCGTATGGTCTTAATCTGCTGCAAAGGAATATGCTTCAAATATCGTCGGACTTAAGAAGTATTGCATTAATAATTATTTTATTAAGAGCAGGACTTGGACTTAATAAAGATGTTTTAAAGAATGTTGGTGTTCCTGCATTAAAGATGAGCTGTATACCCGGATTAATCGAGGGTTTATTTATTGCATTGGCATCTGTATATTTTCTTGACTTTTCATTTTCCCAGGGAGGAATGTTAGGCTTTATTATTGCTGCTGTTTCTCCTGCTGTTGTTGTGCCTTTTATGCTTAAGTTAATGGAAAGCAACATTGGCACGAAAAATGGGATACCGACTTTGATATTGGCTGGTGTATCTATTGATGATGTCTTTGCCATTACTGTGTTTAGTGCTTTTTGGGGTTTATACAGCGGCACTGATATGAATATAGGTATACAATTAATAAATATACCCATCTCGATTTTATTAGGTATTATGGCAGGAATAATTTTAGGGTTTGTTTTGATAAATATTTTTAAAAGATTTAACATTCGTGATACAAAAAAGGTATTGTTATTGCTTGGATTTTCTATATTACTCAATCAGTTGGAAGTTGTAATGAAGACGAAGATTCAAATAGCATCCCTCTTGGGAGTGATGACTGTAGGTTTTATATTGACGGAAAAACTTCCGGATGTAGGTAGGAAGCTATCCGATAAGCTCAATAAAATATGGGTATTTGCAGAAATATTATTGTTTGTATTGGTAGGAGCGGAAGTAAACGTAGGTGTGGCAATAAAAGCAGGTAAAATAGGGATACTATTGATTGTAATAGGTTTAATGGGAAGAAGCATAGGCGTAATAATATCTTTACTAGGTACAAATTACTCTTTTAAAGAAAAATTATTCTGCGTCATTGCTTATATTACGAAAGCAACAGTACAGGCTGCAATGGGTGCTGTACCTCTGTCGATGGGGGTGGAATCGGGAGATGTAATACTGGCAATTGCAGTGTTATCCGTATTGATTACTGCACCGTTAGGGGCAATTGGGATTCACTATTCAGCGAAAAGTTGCTTTTAG
- a CDS encoding carboxypeptidase-like regulatory domain-containing protein, protein MKKKYSLLSLLVILVFLICNTCVFAENAIEQSESSNGITSSNNLSSVGYITLENEYINVAIRPNGRFTIGTNEGNPEIATDNRKKLLYGWPGGGTSYTTVRIDGIDYYYGGENISTPPHNIDEEYRNSSAAKYGNVYVRQDISLVDGGFSGMMDTVEIKYIVTNNDTIPHYVGIRIMLDTMLGSNDYAPFRVPGIGDIETTTTFLGDEIPDYWQAMDSLVKPTVVSQGTNIKYQQNPPDKFVLGNWLTLAENMWNSNYTGYNGDSAIATYWEPKQLAPGESTEYITYYGISKITIAGDKPLVVIVSGNTSLSATETGYVPNPFTITSYITNNTNDTIKNVMAKIILPDGIVPYTGTDTDIVIGDMTARSHKQVSWQLFAGQIPEQKTLEYKVVVWGDDTEPTEVTRQITIPASISDIFDDGTDKEKYRILREIGNDFEQDITSRIHRKPEIKNVRITPGDQEGVYELYVDEYFVDTSKGASPFFYWASTKGYFEDKKIDNYRKVIFHCDEGTSGQKVSILLKMGDGLGNVVYKKLYVDGIGTTSSAGTLEAKFTNLVASVKSWDTMRIRYNISYTDSEGRPVPGTKVSLYYSLDNQAEWKPIARDLVGVNGYNWIVPDLSSSNARIKLVATNDGVIKEVISQPFTIMPDIYIKGKVVDHNGNPIVNAKVIIGDRYTYTDVNGCYIINRLSPGVYSLRVEKEGVEFEKTQYDNIVLSYLNRNTTKNFYGKR, encoded by the coding sequence TTGAAAAAAAAGTACAGTTTGTTGAGTTTATTGGTAATTTTAGTATTTTTAATTTGTAATACTTGTGTATTTGCTGAAAATGCTATAGAGCAATCTGAATCTTCAAATGGCATAACGAGCAGCAACAATTTATCGAGTGTTGGATATATAACTTTGGAAAATGAATATATTAATGTAGCAATAAGACCAAACGGGAGGTTTACAATAGGAACCAATGAAGGCAACCCGGAAATTGCAACCGATAACCGCAAGAAGCTTTTGTATGGTTGGCCGGGCGGCGGTACGTCATACACCACCGTCAGGATTGACGGTATCGACTACTATTATGGCGGGGAAAATATTTCAACTCCCCCGCACAATATTGATGAGGAGTACCGGAATTCATCCGCAGCGAAGTATGGCAATGTTTATGTGCGACAGGACATAAGCCTGGTTGATGGAGGTTTTTCAGGCATGATGGATACTGTTGAAATCAAATACATTGTTACTAACAATGATACTATTCCCCATTATGTGGGGATAAGAATCATGCTGGATACGATGCTTGGAAGCAATGACTATGCACCTTTCAGGGTTCCAGGCATAGGGGATATAGAGACAACCACTACATTTTTAGGTGATGAAATTCCGGATTATTGGCAGGCAATGGACAGCCTTGTCAAACCGACGGTAGTTTCCCAGGGGACTAATATAAAATACCAGCAAAACCCGCCAGACAAATTTGTACTCGGAAATTGGCTTACTTTAGCTGAAAACATGTGGAATTCAAATTATACCGGTTATAACGGAGACAGTGCAATTGCGACTTATTGGGAGCCTAAACAACTGGCACCGGGTGAGTCAACAGAATACATAACATATTATGGTATCAGTAAAATTACCATTGCAGGAGATAAACCGCTTGTTGTTATTGTAAGCGGCAATACCAGCCTTAGTGCGACCGAAACAGGTTATGTTCCGAATCCTTTTACCATTACGTCATATATAACTAATAACACGAATGATACTATAAAAAATGTGATGGCTAAAATTATTCTGCCGGACGGAATAGTACCTTATACTGGAACCGATACTGATATAGTTATCGGAGATATGACAGCCAGGAGTCATAAACAAGTTTCATGGCAACTGTTTGCAGGGCAAATACCGGAGCAAAAAACTTTGGAGTATAAAGTTGTAGTCTGGGGAGATGATACGGAGCCCACTGAGGTGACCAGGCAAATAACAATTCCCGCTTCAATAAGTGATATATTTGATGATGGGACCGATAAGGAAAAATACAGGATTTTACGAGAGATTGGTAATGATTTTGAACAGGATATTACATCGAGAATTCATCGCAAACCGGAAATCAAAAATGTGAGAATAACGCCGGGGGACCAGGAAGGAGTATATGAACTGTATGTGGATGAATATTTCGTGGATACTTCAAAGGGAGCTTCTCCTTTCTTCTACTGGGCATCAACAAAGGGATATTTTGAAGATAAAAAAATTGATAACTATAGGAAAGTAATCTTTCACTGTGATGAAGGGACTTCCGGACAAAAGGTTAGTATTTTGCTGAAAATGGGTGACGGACTGGGAAATGTTGTATACAAGAAATTATATGTAGATGGTATCGGCACAACTTCTTCTGCCGGAACCCTTGAGGCAAAATTTACAAATCTGGTTGCATCGGTAAAATCATGGGATACCATGAGAATCAGGTATAATATTTCCTATACTGATTCGGAAGGCCGGCCCGTACCTGGAACCAAAGTAAGTCTGTATTATTCGTTGGATAATCAGGCTGAATGGAAACCCATTGCAAGGGATTTGGTAGGGGTCAACGGATACAACTGGATAGTTCCGGATTTATCGTCTTCAAATGCGAGAATCAAGCTTGTTGCAACGAATGATGGTGTAATAAAGGAAGTAATATCCCAGCCCTTTACCATTATGCCGGATATATACATAAAGGGAAAGGTTGTGGATCATAACGGAAATCCGATAGTGAACGCAAAAGTAATTATTGGGGACCGGTATACTTATACAGATGTAAACGGTTGTTATATAATTAACCGTTTATCGCCGGGAGTGTATTCCCTTAGGGTGGAAAAAGAAGGAGTAGAGTTTGAAAAGACTCAATACGATAATATTGTTCTTAGTTATCTGAACCGGAATACCACAAAGAACTTTTATGGGAAGCGGTAA
- a CDS encoding S-layer homology domain-containing protein produces MYAKKRLLSFAMMIFFIFTQFLIVGAETPIGFNGFNDIEGHWAHSLIELNAKRGRIAGYEDGSFRPSQSVTRAEFVTMANKFFGKSGGEEFGCSFTDVNEDDWFFADVATAEKARYISGYPDGTFRPKALITREEAAVILCRLINFDPILNADKIKFTDSESISPWALGYVNRLAYDNMIKGYPDNTFMPKNPVTRAEAVVLLNNARVSLMEPPIYTPHITDSYNVSPSPSETATPSPTPSTTPSLTPSPTQKKASDKQTGSDKQTEKEPSKTYEPTPEVVNNNAPEIDAVHVSTYTAYKNEKVRLTAYTYDADNDILSYIWSAEGGTVEGNSETAVWTAPESLGVYNITLKVYDEKGGNASTSCTIKVVEPVYGMADPLDLIKDDGDEDGDNLLNSEEKLFRTNPFISDSDYDGLSDYEELKVYGTDPLKADSDSDGILDGAEVILKLDPNKESSDNVLKDGERVIDFKKDFIVSVSDSVYSWVRTSISSMSDETITFSQLFEEETSLAINKETKGTIEMSGSGNLISDIKISTVDNPLLCARPNVVGLPIKIESKLLNGLKPNDMTVTLFYDPSEVQSKGIDENDLRLYTYDPVSKKCSPIKNSTVDVENNTVTTVSCEMSTYVMGVQLEDTDFTKINLSLVVDMSENMLGVDYENTYRWKRQLENVISAVNDVSTVSLLQFTGSSYTIQELTRDKSTVLHLLNDMEYAYIPEKGDLLSGFAEGINVLDDAADGAKVMLILTATYNSSQKRELVDLANQAASKGIIVYIIDDTRNGNARELKEIVSITGGRYFHIDYHYSQANDIILDLNSVKVDESISMKNLNFAMASLSMAALQAPAKEWSLKLYDITKDSWSFRNHGSYLSPGGLCAGFVTTCIGNYYQVLPLSITTNTAIGNTTLSDSALEYLDYASWSLDFDPTRVFSLRGSPVDVDTEWRENRIAYNLRLFDDIFDYGKEPVDINIYNLTPTDNLSSTQDTLSNVRNVWGAFTDVREHAVRKAIESWHVIANTMLPNEFYRVRYVANDAVPMEVVKYIVDSLDRGDVLYVGVGADIGGHALLAYDQESDEELNTVTLHIYDCNTPYSEDNDDWMNCRVILTRNEGLNTYTATYLPWQSWAPITRFSVMKTSELLNYMYENSTYLEKVTYNADEDSYTLTTRLPVVDTRVQNYGNEDSPVCVVERINDTNFVIRPVNGLGKRLRDCGFQVEFNIQIHDGFKEWVTVFDHPETQLFTDVSISDWYYEYIKEVVKNGYMQGTGNKRFEPDLVVTRAQIITIALNMQGIDYNNHPALEEPGDPFTDVAPGSWYYKAVKVAKELGYVNGYPDGRFGPNDPVQRQHVATILVNILDSLKEPPEGYYELPMFSDEEDISNGHIRDVKKIAYNRGWEGFYTFISDTPEFRPTLNINRAEFAKIIYKIATLDGYMY; encoded by the coding sequence ATGTATGCAAAAAAGAGACTGCTATCATTTGCTATGATGATTTTTTTTATTTTTACTCAGTTTTTGATTGTGGGAGCGGAAACACCAATTGGTTTTAATGGCTTTAATGACATTGAAGGTCATTGGGCACATAGTTTGATCGAGTTGAATGCTAAACGAGGAAGAATTGCAGGTTATGAAGACGGAAGCTTTAGACCGTCTCAAAGCGTTACCAGGGCGGAATTTGTAACAATGGCAAACAAATTCTTTGGTAAAAGCGGCGGTGAAGAATTTGGATGTTCCTTCACGGACGTAAATGAAGACGATTGGTTTTTTGCAGATGTGGCTACTGCCGAAAAAGCCAGATACATCAGTGGTTATCCTGACGGTACCTTTCGTCCGAAAGCGTTAATTACCAGAGAAGAAGCCGCTGTAATTTTATGCAGGTTGATAAACTTTGATCCCATTTTAAATGCAGATAAAATTAAATTTACCGATTCAGAAAGCATTTCACCGTGGGCTTTAGGGTATGTAAACAGGCTGGCTTATGATAACATGATTAAAGGATACCCTGATAATACGTTCATGCCTAAAAACCCTGTGACCAGAGCCGAGGCTGTTGTTCTTTTGAATAATGCACGTGTAAGTTTGATGGAACCACCTATATATACTCCACATATTACGGACTCATATAATGTGAGCCCGTCACCGTCGGAAACGGCAACACCTTCACCTACACCCTCAACTACACCTTCTCTTACACCTTCACCTACTCAGAAAAAGGCGAGTGATAAACAAACGGGTAGTGATAAACAAACGGAAAAGGAACCGTCAAAAACCTATGAACCGACTCCCGAAGTTGTTAACAACAACGCTCCTGAGATTGATGCCGTTCATGTTTCTACATATACCGCATATAAAAATGAAAAGGTTAGATTAACCGCTTACACTTATGATGCCGATAACGACATATTATCCTATATCTGGAGTGCGGAGGGCGGAACGGTTGAAGGGAATTCAGAAACGGCTGTCTGGACTGCTCCTGAATCACTGGGAGTATATAATATTACATTAAAGGTCTATGACGAAAAAGGAGGAAACGCGTCAACATCCTGCACCATAAAGGTGGTTGAACCTGTCTATGGTATGGCTGATCCCTTGGATTTAATAAAGGATGATGGTGACGAAGACGGTGATAATCTTTTGAATTCCGAAGAAAAACTGTTTAGAACAAATCCCTTTATCAGCGATTCTGACTATGACGGACTAAGTGACTATGAAGAGTTGAAGGTATACGGTACCGATCCATTGAAGGCAGACTCCGATTCCGACGGAATTTTGGACGGTGCGGAGGTTATTCTTAAACTGGATCCCAATAAAGAGTCCAGCGATAATGTTTTGAAAGACGGCGAAAGAGTAATTGATTTTAAGAAAGACTTCATTGTTTCTGTGAGTGATTCGGTATACTCATGGGTTAGAACATCAATTTCTTCTATGTCAGATGAAACAATCACATTTTCACAGCTGTTCGAAGAAGAAACCTCTTTGGCAATAAATAAAGAGACTAAGGGAACTATAGAAATGAGCGGCAGCGGGAATCTGATCAGCGACATTAAGATAAGTACCGTTGACAATCCTTTGTTGTGTGCACGACCCAATGTTGTGGGGCTGCCGATTAAAATAGAAAGCAAATTGTTGAATGGACTGAAGCCTAACGATATGACCGTTACATTGTTCTATGATCCTTCTGAGGTTCAATCGAAAGGCATCGATGAGAACGACCTTCGGTTATACACCTATGACCCTGTAAGCAAAAAGTGTTCACCGATTAAAAATTCAACAGTTGATGTTGAAAACAATACAGTAACTACAGTTTCATGTGAAATGTCAACTTATGTTATGGGAGTACAACTGGAGGATACGGATTTTACAAAAATAAATCTGTCACTGGTTGTAGATATGTCGGAAAATATGCTTGGAGTCGATTATGAAAATACATACCGGTGGAAGAGGCAGTTGGAAAATGTAATCTCGGCGGTGAATGATGTATCGACGGTATCATTATTGCAATTTACGGGTTCGTCATATACAATTCAGGAGCTTACAAGGGATAAGTCCACCGTACTTCATCTGTTAAACGATATGGAGTATGCTTATATTCCTGAGAAAGGAGACCTCTTGAGCGGTTTTGCGGAAGGAATCAACGTGCTGGATGATGCAGCTGACGGAGCTAAAGTAATGCTGATTTTAACAGCCACATATAACAGCAGTCAAAAGAGAGAACTGGTTGACCTGGCCAATCAGGCGGCTTCTAAAGGAATTATTGTGTACATTATTGACGATACCCGTAATGGGAATGCAAGAGAGTTGAAGGAGATTGTATCAATTACGGGAGGACGTTACTTTCATATAGATTACCACTACAGCCAGGCTAACGATATTATCCTGGATTTAAATTCTGTTAAAGTTGACGAGAGTATTTCAATGAAAAATCTGAATTTTGCAATGGCAAGTTTAAGCATGGCTGCTTTACAAGCTCCTGCAAAGGAGTGGTCATTAAAACTTTACGATATAACAAAGGATAGCTGGAGTTTTAGAAATCATGGTTCATATTTAAGCCCGGGAGGATTGTGTGCAGGGTTTGTTACCACGTGCATAGGAAATTATTATCAAGTTTTGCCATTGTCTATCACAACAAACACCGCGATCGGAAATACTACATTAAGCGATAGTGCTTTGGAATATTTGGATTATGCTTCTTGGTCACTTGACTTTGATCCAACGCGGGTTTTTTCGCTGCGAGGTTCTCCTGTAGATGTTGATACCGAGTGGAGAGAAAATCGGATAGCATATAACCTGAGGTTGTTTGATGATATATTTGATTACGGTAAAGAACCAGTCGACATCAACATTTATAACCTGACACCTACAGATAATTTGAGTTCAACACAGGATACTTTATCGAATGTTCGTAATGTTTGGGGAGCATTCACAGATGTAAGGGAACATGCTGTTAGAAAAGCTATTGAGAGTTGGCATGTTATAGCCAATACAATGCTTCCAAATGAATTTTATCGTGTAAGATATGTTGCGAATGATGCAGTACCGATGGAAGTAGTTAAGTACATTGTTGATTCGTTAGATCGTGGAGATGTGCTTTATGTCGGTGTCGGAGCCGATATAGGAGGTCATGCCCTGCTGGCATATGATCAGGAATCCGATGAAGAACTCAATACCGTTACATTGCACATATATGATTGCAATACTCCTTACAGTGAAGACAATGATGACTGGATGAATTGTCGAGTTATCTTGACAAGAAATGAAGGACTTAATACCTACACCGCCACTTACTTGCCATGGCAGAGTTGGGCTCCTATAACGAGATTTAGTGTTATGAAAACCAGTGAATTACTAAACTATATGTATGAGAATTCCACATACCTTGAAAAAGTAACTTATAATGCGGACGAAGATTCATATACTTTGACGACAAGGTTGCCTGTTGTCGATACCCGCGTACAAAATTACGGAAATGAAGACAGCCCGGTTTGTGTTGTTGAAAGAATAAATGATACAAACTTTGTAATAAGACCGGTAAACGGGCTTGGAAAAAGGCTGAGAGATTGCGGTTTCCAAGTGGAGTTTAACATTCAAATCCATGATGGTTTCAAAGAATGGGTGACTGTTTTTGACCATCCGGAAACTCAGCTTTTTACGGATGTTTCAATATCGGATTGGTATTATGAATACATAAAAGAGGTTGTTAAAAACGGCTATATGCAAGGTACGGGCAACAAACGGTTTGAACCTGATTTGGTTGTAACAAGGGCACAAATAATTACGATTGCTTTAAATATGCAGGGAATTGACTACAACAATCATCCGGCCCTTGAAGAGCCTGGGGATCCTTTCACTGATGTGGCTCCGGGATCGTGGTATTACAAAGCGGTGAAAGTTGCCAAGGAATTAGGATATGTAAACGGATACCCGGACGGAAGGTTTGGTCCGAATGACCCTGTCCAAAGACAGCATGTGGCGACGATATTGGTTAATATCTTAGATTCGCTGAAAGAACCACCTGAAGGCTACTATGAATTGCCAATGTTTTCCGATGAAGAGGATATTTCCAACGGACATATAAGAGATGTGAAAAAAATAGCGTATAACCGTGGATGGGAGGGATTCTATACCTTTATTTCCGATACTCCGGAATTTAGACCGACGTTAAATATTAACAGGGCAGAATTTGCAAAAATCATATATAAAATTGCCACATTGGATGGTTACATGTATTAA
- a CDS encoding AAA family ATPase: MLKEQQTNQLKDSFLKDIKEFEQALNYFYIEELSAELKDISHLIKEYYNKFETNEKMETVELKDSEKEFKFYIQFTKNGPKLDPLRVLSEGQLRCFGLAILMSVTRKFNTNFLILDDIVNAIDIEHRSNIINVLCEEMQAPYNKQLIITTHDKLFWEKLVNSVKNRNRILSFIFENKCMVIENTKNIDFEKIIQESIKKKDCRTALVYMRILLENIIYTMADGVADVKFKDKVYKYELSKVFAAACDCYPELQHIYNYFMDESNHIYWSILNQENHFWSEQSISLDCETIGDIFSKVKCVRNIKNFYDLTESDKNEIRRQKNLEKVDKSKFQDISKIEDFEWFDEDDRWTQDFKLLSEII; the protein is encoded by the coding sequence GTGTTAAAAGAACAACAAACTAACCAATTAAAAGATTCATTTCTAAAAGATATAAAGGAGTTTGAACAAGCATTAAATTATTTTTATATAGAGGAATTAAGTGCAGAATTAAAAGATATTAGCCACTTAATTAAAGAATACTATAATAAATTCGAAACCAACGAAAAAATGGAAACTGTTGAATTAAAAGATAGCGAAAAAGAATTTAAGTTTTATATTCAATTTACAAAAAATGGTCCTAAATTGGACCCTTTGAGGGTTTTAAGTGAAGGTCAATTAAGATGTTTTGGACTGGCTATTCTTATGTCTGTAACTAGAAAATTTAATACTAACTTTTTAATTCTGGATGACATTGTAAATGCTATTGATATAGAACACAGGTCTAATATTATTAATGTTTTGTGTGAAGAAATGCAGGCACCATATAATAAGCAATTGATTATTACTACGCATGATAAATTGTTTTGGGAGAAATTGGTTAATTCTGTGAAGAATAGAAATAGAATACTTTCTTTTATATTTGAAAATAAATGCATGGTTATTGAAAATACAAAAAACATTGATTTTGAAAAGATAATTCAGGAAAGTATAAAGAAAAAGGATTGTAGAACGGCTTTAGTTTATATGAGAATTTTATTAGAAAATATTATTTATACAATGGCCGATGGCGTGGCGGACGTTAAATTTAAGGATAAAGTATATAAATATGAATTATCAAAAGTTTTTGCTGCTGCTTGTGATTGCTATCCGGAATTACAACATATATATAATTATTTTATGGATGAAAGTAATCATATTTACTGGTCGATTTTAAATCAAGAAAATCATTTTTGGAGTGAACAAAGTATTTCTTTGGACTGCGAAACTATAGGAGATATTTTTAGCAAAGTTAAGTGTGTTAGGAATATTAAAAATTTTTATGACTTAACTGAAAGTGATAAAAATGAAATTCGAAGACAAAAAAATCTAGAAAAAGTTGACAAAAGTAAGTTCCAAGACATTTCTAAAATTGAGGATTTTGAATGGTTTGATGAAGATGATAGATGGACACAAGATTTTAAACTTCTTTCAGAGATAATATAA
- a CDS encoding TnsD family Tn7-like transposition protein — translation MPYEDEVLYSVLARYHVRSGNISYKATMRDLFGSTSVTAVMDLPSNIHNLVNNMPLNSRYTEEYLIKNHTLFPFYSAFLPPERAEQVFQSMKGENGGSIYTRTGIMACSIVLNQYFKFCPTCTEEDKLQYGELYWHRVHQIPGVLVCPKHYVPLYNSLVPVRGYNKYQYKAASEENCVKPDIDVMYADDIFEKLVRLTEDAQVLLNSDFEKRNIEWYKEQYLAKMTEMGFATVNGKVHRKRLIKEFINYYGEEFLDMVQSSVDVDNDSNWLMDMIRKKNKTAHPIRHLLLSRFLGISLQDLFNKKMEYKPFGNGPWPCLNAASEHYLKPVVSNLKVAYSTDSKCPVGTFSCTCGFVYTRSGPDESEDARYRFGRIKKFGQVWEEKLKELLDRKLSLRETAKLLGVDPITVKKYAKKLGLTTYWEKRSEADDVYDNEENSYSLMNFDKGYYRERWNELRKKYPEMGKTQLRQVDKALFAWLYRNDREWLNQNSPDKKVANVANNRVDWNQRDNEILSQIKGVVDKMLNSDEKPERITISLIGSKLGIRGLLEKYLDKLPRTKAYLDSVKETNHDFRLRRIRWAVNELEKEGEELQLWKIMRKAGIRN, via the coding sequence GTGCCATATGAGGATGAAGTATTATACAGCGTCCTTGCAAGATACCATGTGAGGAGTGGAAATATAAGTTATAAGGCGACAATGAGAGACCTATTTGGGTCAACTTCCGTAACAGCGGTGATGGACTTGCCTTCCAATATACATAACCTTGTCAATAATATGCCCCTTAATTCCAGGTATACCGAAGAATATCTTATTAAAAATCATACACTTTTTCCGTTCTATTCTGCTTTCTTGCCTCCTGAGCGTGCAGAACAAGTTTTTCAATCAATGAAAGGGGAAAATGGAGGAAGCATATATACCCGGACTGGAATTATGGCCTGTTCTATAGTATTAAACCAGTATTTTAAGTTTTGTCCTACATGTACTGAAGAAGATAAGTTGCAGTACGGAGAGTTATACTGGCATAGAGTTCATCAAATTCCTGGGGTACTGGTATGCCCAAAACATTATGTTCCTTTATATAATAGCCTGGTACCGGTCAGGGGATATAATAAATACCAATATAAGGCTGCAAGCGAAGAGAACTGTGTAAAGCCAGATATTGATGTGATGTACGCTGATGATATTTTTGAAAAACTGGTTAGGCTTACAGAGGATGCTCAGGTTTTACTTAACAGTGATTTTGAAAAGAGAAATATAGAGTGGTATAAAGAGCAGTATCTTGCAAAGATGACGGAAATGGGATTTGCAACTGTGAATGGAAAAGTGCACCGAAAGAGGCTTATAAAAGAGTTTATTAATTATTATGGTGAAGAATTTTTAGATATGGTGCAGTCCAGTGTTGATGTAGATAACGATTCAAATTGGTTAATGGATATGATAAGAAAGAAAAACAAGACTGCTCATCCAATAAGACATCTGCTTCTTTCCCGTTTTCTTGGAATTTCACTTCAAGATTTATTTAATAAAAAGATGGAATATAAGCCTTTTGGAAATGGACCTTGGCCTTGCCTGAATGCAGCGTCAGAACACTACCTAAAGCCGGTTGTTTCTAACTTAAAAGTTGCATACAGTACAGATTCAAAATGCCCTGTTGGGACTTTTTCTTGTACTTGCGGTTTTGTTTATACAAGAAGTGGGCCAGATGAGTCTGAAGATGCAAGATATAGATTCGGAAGGATAAAAAAGTTTGGACAAGTATGGGAGGAGAAACTCAAAGAATTATTAGACCGAAAGTTAAGTTTAAGAGAAACAGCAAAGTTATTAGGGGTAGACCCTATTACAGTTAAGAAGTATGCTAAGAAACTTGGATTAACGACTTACTGGGAAAAGCGGAGTGAGGCTGATGATGTATATGATAATGAAGAGAACAGTTATTCTTTAATGAATTTCGACAAGGGTTACTACAGAGAAAGGTGGAATGAATTAAGAAAGAAATATCCGGAGATGGGGAAAACGCAATTACGGCAAGTTGATAAGGCTTTATTTGCATGGCTTTATAGAAATGACAGGGAATGGCTAAACCAGAACTCGCCTGATAAAAAAGTGGCTAATGTAGCAAACAACAGAGTTGATTGGAACCAAAGAGATAATGAGATATTGTCTCAGATAAAAGGAGTAGTTGATAAGATGCTGAATTCGGACGAAAAGCCTGAAAGGATTACTATTAGTCTAATTGGTAGTAAATTAGGTATAAGAGGCTTGCTTGAAAAGTATTTAGATAAACTTCCGAGGACAAAAGCATACCTGGATTCTGTTAAAGAGACTAATCATGACTTTAGATTAAGGAGGATTCGCTGGGCAGTTAACGAATTGGAGAAGGAAGGAGAAGAACTTCAGTTGTGGAAGATAATGAGGAAGGCTGGAATTCGAAATTGA